From the genome of Deinococcus sp. AJ005, one region includes:
- a CDS encoding HAD family hydrolase, translating into MSQPTALLVIVAFTDLDDTLFQTLRKLPLGMEGLTPATLGRDGQPHSFCTPAQSALLAHFIASGITVIPVTGRDPAAMARVTLSFTSWRVLDHGLTVLRPDGEVDTDWRGQVLEGLEPLQIPLNDCTDAVTELAEALGCRLSRHTAHDTHFMTVLKHPDADAGSLERVQLALENHLESRSYAGLHIIANANNVSVLPRYLGKAEAVRYLRGQHFPDATLTLALGDSLSDLAFMNACDLAITPPGGQLLRTMTAAKLPQR; encoded by the coding sequence ATGTCTCAGCCCACTGCACTCCTTGTGATCGTCGCCTTCACCGATCTGGACGACACGCTGTTTCAAACCCTCCGCAAGTTGCCGCTGGGGATGGAAGGGTTAACCCCGGCCACCCTGGGCCGCGATGGTCAGCCGCATTCGTTCTGCACGCCCGCGCAATCGGCCCTGCTGGCGCACTTCATCGCGAGTGGCATCACCGTGATCCCCGTGACGGGCCGCGATCCGGCAGCAATGGCGCGTGTGACGTTGTCCTTCACATCCTGGCGGGTGCTGGACCACGGCCTGACCGTGCTGCGGCCAGACGGTGAGGTGGATACCGACTGGCGCGGGCAGGTGCTGGAGGGGTTGGAACCGTTGCAAATCCCGTTGAATGACTGCACCGATGCCGTCACCGAACTTGCCGAGGCTCTGGGCTGCCGCCTGAGCCGTCACACCGCCCACGACACCCACTTCATGACTGTTCTCAAGCACCCGGACGCCGACGCGGGCAGCCTGGAAAGGGTGCAATTGGCGCTAGAAAACCATTTGGAATCACGCTCTTACGCTGGGTTGCATATCATCGCCAATGCCAACAATGTCAGCGTGCTGCCCCGTTATCTGGGCAAGGCCGAGGCGGTGCGCTACCTGCGCGGGCAGCATTTCCCAGACGCCACACTGACCCTGGCCCTGGGCGACAGCCTCAGCGATCTGGCCTTCATGAACGCCTGCGATCTGGCGATCACGCCGCCGGGTGGACAGCTCCTGCGGACTATGACTGCCGCGAAATTGCCCCAGCGCTAA
- a CDS encoding mannose-1-phosphate guanylyltransferase, with protein MQTAQTNLVQPSPGQTSAPEAAPFVPVILAGGSGERFWPLSRRHRPKQFLTLDDSGRSLLQATSDRLVELCGDLEGLMVVTGNDYRSQVLEQLPDMPLENLLVEPAARDTAPAVLYAALRIGRTQPDAVMGVFPADHRITDTQTFSRVVRQAIALASSSGRLVTIGITPTFPATGYGYIQRGESMGDGEEFTAYAVTRFTEKPDSETAQGFLADGGYAWNSGMFIWKVSAILDAFREHQPEMYGQLSNAMNADAQGLTHRALRETFPTLPKISIDYAILEKSDAVSVIPAEFGWDDLGDWNALERLLKGEGENVAVGRHVGLDTGGAILYTTNGDDLIATIGLDDVVVVRANEVTLVVRKDRTQDIKRVVQQLKEHPDLERFA; from the coding sequence ATGCAGACTGCCCAGACCAATTTGGTCCAGCCCAGCCCAGGCCAGACCTCTGCTCCAGAGGCCGCCCCATTCGTTCCGGTGATTCTGGCCGGGGGCAGCGGCGAACGCTTCTGGCCGCTGTCGCGCCGCCACCGTCCCAAGCAGTTCCTGACCCTGGACGACTCCGGGCGCAGCCTGCTTCAGGCCACCAGTGACCGGCTGGTGGAACTGTGTGGTGACCTGGAAGGCCTGATGGTGGTCACCGGCAACGACTACCGCTCGCAGGTGCTGGAGCAGTTGCCCGACATGCCGCTGGAAAACCTGCTGGTGGAACCCGCCGCCCGCGACACCGCCCCCGCCGTGCTGTACGCCGCCCTGCGAATCGGACGCACACAGCCTGACGCGGTGATGGGGGTGTTTCCCGCCGATCACCGCATCACCGATACCCAGACCTTTTCACGGGTGGTGCGGCAGGCTATTGCGCTGGCAAGCAGCAGCGGGCGACTGGTCACCATCGGGATCACGCCCACCTTTCCAGCCACCGGCTACGGCTACATCCAGCGCGGCGAGAGCATGGGAGACGGCGAGGAATTCACCGCCTACGCAGTCACACGCTTCACCGAGAAGCCCGACTCGGAGACGGCGCAGGGCTTCCTGGCGGACGGCGGCTACGCCTGGAACAGCGGCATGTTCATCTGGAAGGTCTCGGCCATCCTGGACGCCTTCCGGGAGCATCAGCCGGAAATGTACGGGCAGCTCAGCAACGCGATGAACGCCGACGCACAGGGCCTGACCCACCGTGCCCTGCGCGAAACCTTCCCCACGCTGCCCAAGATCAGCATCGACTACGCCATTCTGGAAAAGTCGGACGCCGTGAGCGTGATTCCCGCCGAGTTCGGGTGGGACGATCTGGGCGACTGGAACGCGCTGGAACGCCTGCTGAAAGGCGAGGGCGAGAACGTCGCGGTGGGCCGCCATGTGGGTCTGGACACCGGGGGGGCGATCCTGTACACCACCAACGGCGACGATCTGATCGCCACGATTGGTCTGGACGACGTGGTGGTGGTGCGTGCCAACGAGGTGACGCTGGTGGTCCGCAAGGACCGCACCCAGGACATCAAACGCGTGGTGCAGCAGCTCAAGGAACACCCAGATCTGGAACGCTTCGCCTGA
- a CDS encoding VOC family protein, protein MLKIGSIVWGVRDLARAIAFWTAALDYLPREEPDEDWVVLIPRAGSGVQLALKLVTSESARRHHLDLYAQDQGAEVARLLALGAVRVDWRYGPEADYVVLADPDGNRFCVIQKSMDWFQR, encoded by the coding sequence ATGCTCAAAATTGGTTCCATCGTCTGGGGCGTGCGCGATCTGGCGCGGGCCATCGCCTTCTGGACGGCAGCGCTGGATTACCTGCCGCGTGAGGAACCGGACGAGGACTGGGTGGTCCTGATTCCGCGTGCAGGTTCAGGCGTGCAACTGGCCCTCAAACTCGTTACGTCCGAAAGCGCCCGGCGACACCATCTGGATCTGTACGCCCAGGATCAGGGGGCGGAGGTGGCGCGGCTGCTGGCGCTGGGCGCGGTACGCGTGGACTGGCGGTACGGGCCGGAGGCAGATTACGTGGTGCTGGCCGATCCCGATGGCAACCGCTTTTGCGTGATTCAGAAAAGTATGGACTGGTTCCAACGCTGA
- a CDS encoding VWA domain-containing protein has product MHLQMSSRRTSVVLALSLGLLAGAAGAQTTTNVQLILDASGSMLGKLPDGQTRIASAKSTLTQFLTGLKADPSLNVGMRIYGAGLKAGAQCEDSVLVTPMKGFDKAALQKQVNDAKPKGATPIVYSLMQAAADFPKDSSRKVIVLVTDGEESCGGKLNDAVATFKKLGIEVDLRIIGIDLNDKARKSFEGVGTFENTRSGAELGEALGRATATAQTGKYAISGPKSAGAGSQIEVKWTGPNNPGDYVTIVKKGAPIGNYKDYFYTKAGNPGKLIVPLDPGEYELRYSSEKANPNPTLATAPITLTPPTYGLSAPKSAGAGSQIEVKWTGPNNPGDYVTVVEKGAPVGKYTTYFYTKAGSPGKLIVPLAAGEYELRYSSEKANPNPTLASIPLTLIAPKYGLSAPASAKPGSSIQVKWTGPNNPGDYVTVVAKGAPVGEYKDYFYTRNGNPGTLKMPTQPGSYEIRYSSEKASPNPTLSSVAIEVR; this is encoded by the coding sequence ATGCATTTACAGATGTCGTCCCGCCGTACTTCCGTGGTTCTGGCCCTCAGCCTGGGTCTTCTTGCTGGCGCAGCGGGCGCACAGACCACCACGAATGTCCAACTGATTCTGGACGCCTCCGGCAGTATGCTGGGCAAACTGCCCGACGGCCAGACCCGCATTGCTTCCGCCAAATCCACCCTGACCCAGTTTCTGACGGGACTGAAAGCCGATCCCAGCCTGAACGTGGGCATGCGGATTTACGGCGCAGGCCTGAAGGCGGGCGCGCAATGCGAGGATTCCGTGCTGGTCACGCCGATGAAAGGCTTTGATAAGGCCGCTCTGCAAAAGCAGGTCAACGACGCCAAGCCCAAGGGGGCCACGCCGATCGTCTATTCCTTAATGCAAGCTGCCGCCGACTTTCCCAAAGACAGCAGCCGCAAAGTCATCGTTCTGGTCACGGACGGCGAGGAATCCTGCGGAGGCAAGCTGAACGACGCGGTCGCCACCTTCAAAAAGCTGGGCATTGAGGTGGACCTCCGCATCATCGGCATTGACCTGAACGACAAGGCCCGCAAGAGTTTTGAAGGCGTGGGAACGTTTGAAAACACCCGCAGCGGCGCGGAACTCGGTGAGGCACTGGGCCGCGCCACCGCCACCGCACAGACGGGCAAATACGCCATCTCGGGACCGAAATCCGCCGGGGCAGGCAGCCAGATTGAGGTCAAGTGGACCGGGCCGAATAACCCCGGCGATTACGTCACCATCGTCAAGAAGGGTGCGCCCATCGGCAATTACAAGGATTACTTCTACACGAAGGCAGGTAATCCCGGCAAGTTGATCGTGCCGCTGGACCCCGGCGAATACGAGCTGCGGTATTCCAGCGAGAAGGCCAATCCCAACCCCACACTTGCCACGGCGCCGATTACGCTGACGCCGCCGACTTACGGCCTGTCGGCCCCAAAATCTGCTGGAGCGGGCAGCCAGATTGAAGTCAAGTGGACCGGGCCGAACAACCCCGGTGATTACGTGACGGTGGTAGAAAAGGGTGCGCCTGTCGGCAAATACACCACTTACTTTTACACGAAGGCAGGCAGTCCCGGCAAACTGATCGTGCCGCTGGCTGCGGGCGAATACGAGCTGCGGTATTCCAGTGAGAAGGCCAATCCCAATCCCACCCTCGCCAGCATTCCCCTTACCCTGATTGCGCCCAAATACGGCCTGAGCGCCCCCGCCAGCGCTAAACCGGGCAGCAGCATTCAGGTGAAATGGACGGGGCCAAACAATCCCGGAGATTACGTGACGGTTGTCGCGAAGGGTGCGCCCGTCGGCGAGTACAAGGATTATTTCTACACCAGAAACGGCAACCCCGGCACCCTCAAGATGCCCACACAGCCCGGCAGCTACGAGATTCGTTACTCCAGCGAGAAGGCCAGCCCCAATCCCACGTTGAGCAGCGTGGCCATAGAGGTTCGCTGA
- a CDS encoding ATP-grasp domain-containing protein, whose amino-acid sequence MNVLFTKNFSVTAAQLHALKGSRYAVWASHTDPGHGMLAAADHTFLEPRGLLGDDYAAWLLDACVRHGIDLVIPGKERERLASWQESFAAAGVTLITPALETTQRHLERKDEFLRDWHTDVLPIPRWTTFDSLASFDDAAATLREPGVRLCVKPARGIYASGFRVLMDTPDLKSFLGGELYQMSHAAARELFASGELPTMLLMHTLEGAERSVDCVAWQGELLRAVVRRKGGEGQQIEDRPDLVEAARQITARYGLSGIFNFQTKDGPDADGRNRTPNMLEINARASGGLRYSMAAGVNFPLLLLDAATGVLDRTAIPPVQTGLRVAEDKVARVIHEQEVAV is encoded by the coding sequence ATGAATGTCCTGTTCACCAAAAACTTCAGCGTCACCGCCGCCCAGCTTCACGCTCTGAAAGGTTCGCGGTATGCGGTCTGGGCCAGCCACACCGATCCCGGCCACGGCATGCTGGCGGCGGCGGACCACACCTTTCTGGAACCGCGCGGATTGCTGGGCGACGACTACGCCGCGTGGTTGCTGGACGCCTGCGTGCGCCACGGCATTGATCTGGTCATTCCCGGCAAGGAACGCGAGCGGCTGGCTAGCTGGCAGGAGAGCTTCGCGGCGGCAGGCGTCACCCTGATCACGCCCGCCTTGGAGACCACCCAGCGTCACTTGGAACGCAAGGACGAGTTTTTGCGTGACTGGCACACCGATGTTCTGCCTATTCCTCGCTGGACCACCTTTGACAGCCTTGCCAGTTTTGATGACGCGGCGGCGACGTTGCGGGAGCCAGGGGTGCGCCTGTGCGTCAAGCCCGCGCGGGGCATCTACGCCAGCGGCTTCCGGGTGCTGATGGACACGCCGGACCTGAAATCGTTCCTGGGCGGCGAGCTGTATCAGATGAGCCACGCGGCGGCACGCGAACTGTTTGCCTCGGGTGAATTGCCCACCATGCTGCTGATGCACACGCTGGAAGGCGCTGAGCGTAGCGTGGACTGCGTGGCGTGGCAGGGCGAACTGCTGCGGGCCGTGGTGCGCCGCAAGGGCGGGGAAGGTCAGCAGATTGAGGACCGCCCCGATCTGGTAGAAGCTGCCCGCCAGATCACCGCACGCTACGGCCTCAGCGGCATTTTCAACTTTCAGACCAAGGACGGGCCGGACGCGGACGGGCGCAACCGCACCCCCAACATGCTGGAGATCAACGCCCGCGCCTCCGGTGGCCTGCGCTACAGCATGGCGGCGGGCGTCAATTTCCCGCTGCTGCTGCTGGACGCCGCCACGGGCGTGCTGGACCGCACCGCCATTCCGCCCGTCCAGACTGGCCTGCGCGTCGCGGAGGACAAGGTGGCCCGCGTCATCCATGAGCAGGAGGTGGCGGTTTGA
- a CDS encoding DinB family protein: MTFNADQLATLLDEANHAPWESVRAALATIDGQPHPRVGWLTSHLTATKRDYWTQIAAATNTPAPDDAAGLTRLMAWEVDAARALNAGALQTRLTHSNESMTVSEVLRLNARHTVWHAGQIAALANPTRLA; the protein is encoded by the coding sequence ATGACTTTCAATGCTGATCAGTTGGCCACCCTGCTGGACGAGGCCAACCATGCCCCCTGGGAAAGCGTGCGTGCCGCTCTGGCCACCATTGACGGGCAGCCACACCCGCGCGTGGGCTGGCTGACCAGCCATCTGACCGCCACCAAGCGCGATTACTGGACCCAGATCGCCGCCGCCACGAACACCCCCGCCCCCGACGACGCGGCAGGATTGACCCGCCTGATGGCCTGGGAGGTGGACGCCGCCCGCGCGCTGAATGCCGGGGCGCTCCAGACCCGGCTGACGCACAGCAACGAGAGCATGACCGTCTCGGAAGTGCTGCGCCTGAATGCCCGCCACACCGTCTGGCACGCCGGGCAGATTGCCGCGCTGGCAAATCCCACCCGACTGGCCTAG
- a CDS encoding phosphoribosyltransferase domain-containing protein, which yields MTSASTFHTINLPSGTLKLWLENPHPPLDTLLDYAVRQNPRRGFLFVSRVLGKHIPISPGVAARSYTQLAAALPPLTAPHFIGLAETATALGEGVCRAWRKLHPDQTATFQHTTRYQTRHPILLRFDEPHSHAPAHLLYDPGPAARAATELVLVDDELSTGTTLENLAREWRSLHPHLRRVVMVSLTDWCSCRAEIEQRLGLPVTFVSLTRGSYEFMPAADWQPPALPAVTGNGADKSALLPASGPRYGEDVELSWPELNLLSTDRVLVLGTGEYQYPAFALAQRLEPDVFSCAFSATTRSPVLEGLAMARKLSFSDNVGDGIPNYLYNVDPDLYTRILVTYEGRCLPDPALMTLLGDKAQAVCLSPLHSL from the coding sequence TTGACCTCTGCCTCAACCTTCCACACGATCAATCTGCCCAGCGGCACCCTCAAGCTCTGGCTGGAAAACCCACATCCACCGCTGGATACGCTGCTGGATTACGCGGTGAGGCAGAACCCCCGGCGCGGCTTCCTGTTCGTCAGCCGGGTACTGGGCAAGCACATCCCAATCTCCCCAGGAGTCGCGGCGCGGAGTTATACACAGTTGGCGGCGGCCCTGCCTCCTCTGACGGCTCCCCATTTTATCGGGCTGGCGGAAACGGCCACCGCGTTGGGAGAGGGCGTATGCCGGGCGTGGCGCAAACTCCATCCAGACCAGACCGCCACCTTTCAGCACACCACCCGCTACCAGACCCGGCACCCGATCCTGCTGCGTTTTGACGAGCCGCATTCGCACGCCCCGGCCCATCTGCTGTATGACCCCGGCCCTGCCGCCCGCGCCGCCACGGAACTGGTGCTGGTGGACGACGAACTCTCCACCGGGACCACGCTGGAAAATCTGGCCCGCGAGTGGCGCAGCCTGCACCCCCACCTGCGCCGCGTGGTGATGGTCAGCCTGACCGACTGGTGTTCGTGCCGTGCCGAGATTGAGCAGAGGCTGGGCCTCCCCGTGACCTTCGTGAGCCTGACGCGCGGGAGCTATGAATTCATGCCCGCTGCCGACTGGCAGCCGCCCGCACTGCCTGCCGTGACTGGAAATGGTGCTGATAAATCGGCGTTGCTGCCCGCCAGTGGGCCGCGCTACGGAGAGGATGTGGAGTTGAGCTGGCCCGAACTGAACCTTTTATCCACAGACCGCGTGCTGGTGCTGGGAACGGGTGAATATCAGTATCCAGCCTTCGCGCTGGCGCAGCGGCTTGAGCCAGACGTGTTTTCCTGCGCCTTCTCGGCCACCACGCGCAGTCCGGTGCTGGAGGGGCTGGCGATGGCCCGCAAACTTAGCTTCAGTGACAACGTGGGGGACGGCATCCCCAATTACCTCTACAACGTGGACCCGGACCTTTACACCCGCATTCTGGTGACGTATGAGGGGCGCTGTCTGCCCGATCCGGCCCTGATGACGCTACTGGGCGACAAGGCTCAAGCTGTATGTCTCAGCCCACTGCACTCCTTGTGA
- a CDS encoding Glu/Leu/Phe/Val dehydrogenase dimerization domain-containing protein, whose protein sequence is MLILEEMQARGHESLTILQHAPSGLRAALAVHSTVLGPAIAGVRLREQDEELAVRGALALSESLTLKAALAGLNYGGGACVLMMPETGVDDPHAREALFRALGRQVRPLQTRAVLTEDIGVTPADIAFVAQETPATLGMNTDTSAITGYGVYRGMKAAARFALGAESMRGVRVVIMGVGAVGRSLAAHLHREGAKLTVADDRPERAQALADSLSGVDVVSCGSALDVPGDILAPCGFGHSIHSADVPRLQCRLIAGGEHHPLTRRGEEAVKEAGIVYMPDFAINSAGLIAAATGADMNAAAEQVYQIVTRITHVAEQYSKPPSVVARRMAERRIELIGSLGRA, encoded by the coding sequence ATGTTGATCCTTGAAGAGATGCAGGCGCGCGGCCACGAGAGCCTGACCATCCTCCAGCACGCCCCCAGCGGCTTGCGGGCGGCGCTGGCGGTGCATTCCACGGTGCTGGGACCCGCCATCGCGGGCGTGAGACTGCGCGAGCAGGATGAGGAACTGGCGGTGCGCGGTGCGCTGGCCCTGTCTGAGAGCCTGACGTTAAAAGCGGCGCTGGCCGGCCTGAACTACGGCGGTGGGGCCTGCGTCCTGATGATGCCCGAGACCGGGGTGGACGACCCCCACGCCCGCGAGGCGCTGTTCCGGGCGCTGGGCCGTCAGGTCAGGCCGCTGCAAACGCGCGCCGTACTGACCGAGGACATCGGGGTTACGCCCGCCGATATCGCCTTCGTGGCGCAGGAAACCCCGGCCACGCTGGGCATGAACACCGATACCAGCGCGATCACTGGCTACGGCGTCTACCGGGGCATGAAGGCCGCCGCCCGCTTCGCACTGGGCGCGGAGAGCATGCGCGGCGTGCGGGTGGTGATCATGGGCGTCGGCGCGGTGGGCCGCTCGCTGGCCGCCCACCTGCACCGTGAGGGTGCAAAGCTGACGGTTGCCGATGACCGCCCCGAACGCGCCCAGGCGTTGGCCGACAGTCTCAGCGGCGTGGACGTGGTGAGCTGTGGCAGCGCCCTGGACGTGCCTGGTGACATTCTCGCGCCCTGCGGCTTCGGTCACAGCATCCACAGCGCCGACGTGCCCCGCCTCCAGTGCCGTCTGATCGCCGGGGGCGAACACCACCCGCTGACCCGCCGGGGTGAGGAAGCCGTCAAGGAGGCCGGAATCGTGTACATGCCCGACTTCGCCATCAACTCGGCAGGACTGATCGCCGCCGCCACCGGGGCCGACATGAATGCGGCAGCCGAACAGGTCTACCAGATCGTGACCCGCATTACCCATGTGGCCGAGCAGTACAGCAAACCCCCCAGCGTCGTCGCCCGCCGCATGGCCGAACGCCGCATCGAACTGATCGGCAGTCTGGGGCGCGCGTGA
- a CDS encoding E3 binding domain-containing protein has translation MEQIAPLAKILAEANGIEWQQLRGSGSGGTVIEQDILNYLSRIMSGEEEPPSTPVDEMPEGWTGDEQLPAGMFSADMLSQAGIDSDIAEFVTQSRAPEVPAFNAVASATHDNMDFELDDDMADLDAPLAAEPQPIATDWSFAPAQTPAQQPPYIQEAPELAFPSLSAPEPVPAHEVHLPEVQMPAVQVPAASAPGVSHTDVAAAGGGLSGLLSRLYRKDKGAEAAPAASVPAPTPTPEVQPMQPVSVSEAASGYAAELSAPEFDVETPAVQMPVAEVAAAEPQVEETSTTEVYAAEVDAPEIQVPEEIQIPAEVQAPEMEALEMEAPELEDYVAPEYDAAPEVMAAQETAPQPVAETEVQQPAAQPEIQPAAASASTDMPASAVWFGTYLRRDASVAAADDLRAQLSDALGKDVSLAFLVARAAQRHADILGLDLGHVALQGADGQDQPIRGGALRDAMTALHSGQTSAPDLLVTDAGTLGVDDLHFPHTLTLSLGRVQDGRAALSLNGDVNPRQAAQFLTRVAESLEKPIALVL, from the coding sequence ATGGAACAAATTGCTCCGCTCGCCAAGATTCTGGCAGAAGCGAACGGCATCGAATGGCAGCAGTTGAGGGGGTCCGGCTCGGGCGGTACGGTTATCGAGCAGGACATCCTGAACTATCTGTCACGCATCATGAGCGGCGAGGAAGAACCGCCGTCCACCCCGGTCGATGAAATGCCCGAGGGCTGGACCGGCGACGAGCAGCTCCCTGCCGGGATGTTCAGCGCCGACATGCTCAGTCAGGCCGGGATCGACAGCGACATTGCCGAGTTCGTCACGCAGTCCCGCGCGCCGGAGGTCCCTGCTTTCAACGCTGTGGCCAGCGCCACCCACGACAATATGGATTTCGAGCTGGACGACGATATGGCCGATCTGGACGCCCCACTGGCCGCCGAACCGCAGCCCATCGCCACCGACTGGTCCTTCGCCCCGGCGCAGACCCCGGCCCAGCAGCCTCCGTACATTCAGGAAGCGCCCGAACTCGCCTTCCCCAGCCTGAGCGCCCCCGAGCCGGTGCCCGCCCACGAAGTTCATCTTCCCGAAGTGCAGATGCCCGCCGTGCAGGTGCCAGCCGCCAGCGCGCCCGGTGTCAGCCACACCGATGTGGCGGCAGCGGGCGGGGGCCTGAGTGGCCTGCTCTCGCGCCTGTACCGCAAGGATAAGGGGGCCGAGGCCGCGCCCGCCGCGTCCGTTCCTGCGCCCACGCCGACGCCCGAAGTTCAGCCCATGCAGCCTGTATCCGTCAGCGAGGCCGCCAGTGGGTACGCCGCCGAGCTGAGCGCGCCGGAATTCGATGTGGAGACCCCGGCTGTTCAGATGCCAGTGGCTGAAGTGGCCGCCGCCGAACCCCAGGTCGAGGAAACCAGCACCACGGAGGTCTATGCCGCCGAGGTGGATGCTCCCGAAATCCAGGTTCCAGAAGAGATTCAGATTCCAGCAGAAGTTCAGGCCCCCGAGATGGAAGCCCTGGAAATGGAAGCCCCGGAACTCGAAGACTATGTGGCCCCCGAATACGACGCGGCCCCCGAAGTCATGGCAGCGCAGGAAACTGCACCTCAGCCTGTTGCCGAGACGGAAGTTCAGCAACCCGCCGCTCAGCCAGAAATCCAGCCCGCGGCCGCCAGTGCCAGCACGGACATGCCCGCCAGCGCCGTGTGGTTTGGCACCTATCTGCGCCGCGACGCCAGTGTGGCGGCAGCAGACGATCTGCGCGCCCAACTCTCCGACGCCCTGGGCAAGGACGTCTCATTGGCCTTCCTGGTGGCCCGCGCCGCGCAGCGCCACGCCGACATCCTGGGACTGGACCTGGGGCATGTGGCCCTACAAGGCGCAGACGGTCAGGACCAGCCCATCAGGGGGGGTGCGCTGCGCGACGCCATGACCGCCCTGCATAGCGGCCAGACCAGTGCCCCCGATCTGCTGGTCACCGACGCCGGAACGCTGGGCGTGGACGATCTGCACTTCCCGCATACCCTGACCCTCAGCCTGGGCCGCGTGCAGGATGGCCGCGCCGCCCTGAGCCTGAATGGCGACGTGAACCCCCGTCAGGCCGCCCAGTTCCTGACCCGCGTGGCCGAGTCGCTGGAAAAACCTATCGCCCTGGTGCTGTAA
- a CDS encoding GNAT family N-acetyltransferase codes for MKLELEIKPLNAAPDTCTQLTAMLVETVAGGGSVGFMHPLTPEAATTFWDGALAAVSRGERIILGGWNGPQLIGTVTLILNTPPNQPHRAEIAKMMTRPRWRGQGVASALLREAEALAVKNGRTMLVLDTASDEGAAGLYESLGYTFAGELPDYALKPHGGLTGTRLYWKRIGG; via the coding sequence GTGAAACTTGAGCTGGAGATCAAACCCCTGAATGCCGCGCCCGACACCTGCACGCAACTGACCGCCATGCTGGTGGAAACGGTGGCTGGGGGTGGCTCGGTGGGCTTTATGCACCCGCTGACGCCGGAGGCTGCTACAACGTTCTGGGACGGCGCGCTGGCTGCTGTTTCGCGCGGCGAACGGATTATTCTGGGCGGCTGGAACGGCCCACAGCTCATCGGCACCGTCACCCTGATTCTGAACACCCCGCCCAACCAGCCGCACCGCGCCGAGATCGCCAAGATGATGACCCGTCCCCGGTGGCGCGGTCAGGGCGTGGCTTCCGCCCTGCTGCGTGAAGCCGAGGCGCTGGCCGTGAAAAACGGGCGCACCATGCTGGTCCTGGACACCGCCTCCGACGAGGGGGCGGCAGGATTGTACGAGAGTCTGGGCTACACCTTTGCCGGAGAGTTGCCCGACTACGCCCTCAAACCGCACGGGGGGCTAACGGGAACGCGGCTGTACTGGAAGCGAATTGGCGGGTAG
- a CDS encoding DUF2259 domain-containing protein, which yields MKRLLTLLLCAALGHAAADRADPEFVGFSPDGRYAALAQSGAQEGSGSVYTELWVVDSAKNSLLERFYSQSDENPSAGQGNVINRQVFNKAAPALKRLGISDTRPGTVVWKRTPQDLRARPSSPDVFPASVPGRPNMPAAQTYPVEFGGKLWLFRLAQLPFGPSKECPPSGKSPGFSRGLMLSVTSSPKPGTEVTTTLQEDSRVPASRRCTFHYELAEVRVQGDFMALTVAVYSTSGFEANTDIRYMLVTARRPDR from the coding sequence GTGAAGCGCCTCCTGACGCTGCTGCTGTGCGCCGCGCTGGGGCACGCCGCCGCAGACCGTGCCGATCCAGAGTTCGTCGGTTTCTCGCCGGACGGGCGCTACGCGGCCCTGGCCCAGTCGGGTGCCCAGGAGGGCAGCGGCAGCGTTTACACCGAACTGTGGGTGGTGGACAGCGCTAAAAATTCCCTGCTGGAAAGGTTTTACAGCCAGAGTGACGAAAATCCCAGCGCGGGGCAGGGGAACGTCATCAACCGGCAGGTCTTCAACAAGGCCGCGCCTGCCCTCAAACGCCTGGGCATCAGCGACACGCGGCCTGGCACGGTGGTCTGGAAGCGCACGCCGCAGGACCTGCGCGCCAGACCCAGCAGCCCGGACGTCTTTCCCGCATCGGTGCCGGGCCGCCCGAACATGCCCGCCGCACAGACCTACCCGGTGGAATTTGGCGGCAAGCTGTGGCTGTTCCGGCTGGCACAGCTTCCTTTCGGTCCCAGCAAGGAATGTCCACCCAGCGGCAAATCTCCCGGCTTCTCACGCGGGCTGATGCTCTCGGTCACGTCCAGCCCGAAGCCCGGCACCGAGGTCACCACCACCTTGCAGGAAGACAGCCGCGTGCCTGCCAGTCGCCGCTGCACCTTCCACTACGAACTGGCAGAAGTACGCGTGCAGGGCGACTTTATGGCCCTGACGGTGGCGGTCTACAGCACCTCGGGTTTTGAAGCCAACACGGACATCCGCTACATGCTGGTCACGGCGCGCAGGCCAGACAGGTAA